CCTTTTTGGCTGTCGGTAACATCCACGATGTACGCGGCGGACAGTTTAAAAAGAAAGCTATTCACTAACAATAGGAATAAAAACGAAAGCGCCACCCGTTCAATCCCGGGAGGCGCTTATTTATTATGCTAGACTCTTTTGGCCTGGGAACATCACGCTGACTGCTGTTCCGCTCCCAAGCTCACTCCTTACCTCGATTTCACCCTCATGCGCCAACACCAGCTGCTTGGCGATCGCCATCCCCAAGCCCGTTCCACTGACATCCTCCTGAGTATGGCCGCCTCGATAGTATCGTTCAAACAGATTTTCTTTGGTTTCCTCATCCATCCCTGGCCCATTGTCCTTTACCTCGATCACAAAGCCACCGTCCTGCCTACTGGCAATCGAGACGATTACCTGGGTGTTTGCTGGTGTATGCTTGATGGCATTCGCCAAGATGTTTACCATGATGCGCCTGAACCACTTCGGATCTACTTCTGTCGTGAGGGTCCGCGTGTCTGACTGGAACTCAATCACATGGTCGGCGGCACTTGGGTCGTTTACCATATCCACCGTAATCCGACGAATCGTTTCCACGATTTCTACTGGTTCCTTGACCATCGACAGGGCATGATTTTTCAGACGGTAGGTGAGATTCAAATCCTCGATCAAGTCATCCATATACTCGGCCTTTTCACGAATCGTCCTGCCAAACTCTCTGATTTCCCTCTGCCCCCACTCGTATGGACTGGAATCAAGAATAGAAGCGTAGCCAAAGATGGAGCTGAGCGGTGTCTTCAAGTCATGAGAGAGGCCGGTGATCCACTCCTCCCGCGTCCGCTCTACGTCGCGTTGCCGCTGTTCATTCATGCGCAGTGTCGTAGTCAAATGCTGCAAGGAATCAAACATGTCCTTGTAGACTGCAAACGATTTTTTCCGTTTGCCACTGCGAGTCGTTCCTACCTTTTTACCCTTTCTGTTTACTGGCTCCTCATAGTGTCCTTTTGCCAACTGCTCCAACCAGTTGACCATATGTAAAAGTGGTTGTCCCACCCGAAGTGCATACCAGATACCTGCCACCAAAATACAGAGCAGCAAGACAAGCAAGAGCTGTCGCAGCGCGTACGCTACGATGTCGTTGATAGACGAATCAGCATCTCCCATCGCTGGGTCGGGTGATAGAGGCACACCAACCACATAGGTGAGCCTACTCGTTTGATCAAAATGGCTAAGGATGAAATCATTCTCCAAGACTTCCGCCAAGTCGAGGCGTCTGGAGACTTCTGGTTGATTTAGCTCCTCAACGAGCTGACCATTCCTGTCATAAACAGCGAACCAAGCCTTTTCCCGGGAAAAGGCGGTTTGGATATCTTTCTTTCCTTTCCAGCCACCTTCAGGCATAGAGGTAGTCACCAAAAGCTTTAGCAGTCTGGTACCCGGAGATGGCGTCCCGTAGTAGACGATCAGCTTTTCCCCTCTTGACTCAACTACCCAAAACTTCACTCGGTAAGGAAAATCAAGCGAAGGCTGAGACTGTTCGATACGTACACCCGGCGCTTGAATGCCAGTAAGCTC
This is a stretch of genomic DNA from Brevibacillus choshinensis. It encodes these proteins:
- a CDS encoding sensor histidine kinase, with product MSLRNKLIVQYVRQFFGFVLVLLLCLTISMLILGTRVTNEQIASDLSGLSTTDIEARLIYGGENVGVNEEIQRSVESHNGWLQILGKYGDVVYSYRTPPELTGIQAPGVRIEQSQPSLDFPYRVKFWVVESRGEKLIVYYGTPSPGTRLLKLLVTTSMPEGGWKGKKDIQTAFSREKAWFAVYDRNGQLVEELNQPEVSRRLDLAEVLENDFILSHFDQTSRLTYVVGVPLSPDPAMGDADSSINDIVAYALRQLLLVLLLCILVAGIWYALRVGQPLLHMVNWLEQLAKGHYEEPVNRKGKKVGTTRSGKRKKSFAVYKDMFDSLQHLTTTLRMNEQRQRDVERTREEWITGLSHDLKTPLSSIFGYASILDSSPYEWGQREIREFGRTIREKAEYMDDLIEDLNLTYRLKNHALSMVKEPVEIVETIRRITVDMVNDPSAADHVIEFQSDTRTLTTEVDPKWFRRIMVNILANAIKHTPANTQVIVSIASRQDGGFVIEVKDNGPGMDEETKENLFERYYRGGHTQEDVSGTGLGMAIAKQLVLAHEGEIEVRSELGSGTAVSVMFPGQKSLA